In Vanacampus margaritifer isolate UIUO_Vmar chromosome 6, RoL_Vmar_1.0, whole genome shotgun sequence, the DNA window TGGAGCACCTGCTCAGGTACTCAATCATAAATCAAGAAATACTATCAAATGAAGATGATTATTTTGGTTGTGAACCTTTCTCTCTCACTTTATGCCACAAGACTCTGAATTGACCTTAAAAGTAAATATGAGTCTGAATGGTTTTCAATATGTGCCCTGCCATTGGCTGACTACCATGACCCTAATGGAAAAAAAGTGCTGTAGAACATGGATGGAGAGTAATAAGACCCCCCTCCCCACAAACCCACCCCCAAAATGGTGTGTGTGCAGAGATATCAAGGACACCACGGTGGGCACACTGTCGCAGCGCATCACAAACCAAGTCCACGGTCTGAAGGGTCTCAACTCGAAGCTGCTGGAAATCCGCTCGTATCTGGAGAGGGTGGTTGCCGGCAAGCTTCCCATCAACCACCAGATCATATACCAGCTGCAGGACGTCTTCAACCTGCTGCCCGACGTCAATCTGCTGGTATGTTTTTCATCGTAGCAGCCCAAAGTCAAAGCCGAGAAACAACTTCAGTGATTATCTTGATCTCTTatcaaaatgttacttttttgcacTGCCACTGTGCCACATACAATTAAATTGTGTTCTTTTATCCTTTGTACACTTAAAATAGGTATCAGGAaagtttttgttatatttaattACTTTCACATAGATTGTCATTAGCCATTTGTATTGGGTTATTTATTGTGTCCACAAAAGGGTCAAAATTTCCTGTTCAAGCACCAGTGATTGACATATTGTGATGCCAATAGAAAACCATTTTATTAAGGGTTGAGGAATTTCCAACTGAATTCAACTTTTCCTATACCAAAAACAGTTGGGGCAAATTTGAAGCTGAAGCACATTTTTCTGTTGAGGAATGCAAGTAAATTtagacaagaaaaataatgtgcattacttttttttttttaacgctaaaTGCAAGGTTCacaatacagtggtgccttgagatatgagtgatcTGACTAAAAGATTTGAAGTCCACTATGTAAAGCACACTTATTATAGTAAACACCATAGACGGGCTAATGAATAGCACCAATTTGGTAGTGTTATAACCCTTTaggaaacaaatatttgaatacaaaagGTACATCACCACATCCAGACAGACTTTATAACAATCATCACAGGTATATTTCTTCAtactctgcaaaaaaacaaaacaaataactaaTATTGCACTTTACAGAGTCATGAACATTAGTTGAGTGAAACTGTTGATCTGCATTACTGTATTTATACTGATACCCAATGGCTAAGTTTTGCACACCATTAGGCACTACAACAaattaatcatgatgcacaaactgtattatgttttataaataaaacagtCCACTAACAAATAGTAagtcgaggtaccactgtatctctaaaaaagtaaacagaaccatcaaaaatgattttggaaGAATAATTTACCTGAGGTCCAATGtctattttgtgttgtttgactGTTACTGACTTTTTTCTGGGTAGGAGTTCACCAAGGCGTTCTACCTGAAGACCAACGACCAGATGCTGGTGGTCTACCTGGCGTCGCTCATCCGCTCCGTGGTGGCGCTGCACAACCTGATCAACAACAAGATCTCCAACCGGGACGCAGAGAAGAAGGAGGGccaggagaaggaggagggcaagaaggagaagaaggatGACAAGGAGAAGAAAGATGACAAGGAGAAGGACAAAACGGACGGCGCCAAGAAagatgagaagaagaagaaatgagtAGCTCTCGGGCCATAAGTTAGGACTCTGTGGGGAATGGTGTCAACTGAGATACACACTTGTATACAGACTTCTTGAAGATGATGTTggtttattatgtttattgcgtCTTCATAGTTGCCATACATCTGGTGCTGCCTGCACCTCGGCATTGCTCTTTTTGTAAGATGGTTTCTGTATGACTTATTAAATTGGAATCATATTCAATCcagtgtgttttgcttttattgccCATTCGTAATGTTTGGTCTTTGAGAGCAGGTAAAAATGGTGAATGCTCAGTGTAACTGAATGGACCCAAGTAGGGACATGCTGCAATAGGTTCAACAGGACAACACGTTCATTTAGTCTAAATGATACACATTTGCTGTCAGTGTCAactattttttctttcacttggGTAATGTGTAACCACTAACCACAGCGGCACAACACACTTTAAGCAAGTCAGACATCCAGTCAAACTGCACAACAGCGTTATGGCAGAGCATAAAGTCATGTGGTATTTACGGCATAATCAAAAAGCCAAGATCAACCAGACACATAAGGTGTATTTGCTCAAAGTACTGATATCGCCAATCACAGTAGCGTATCTTTCTTAAATTTGTccaaaa includes these proteins:
- the psmd7 gene encoding 26S proteasome non-ATPase regulatory subunit 7 isoform X2 — its product is MWSFTLWYCSVWSTILTVPFDEDDKDDSVWFLDHDYLENMYGMFKKVNARERIVGWYHTGPKLHKNDIAINELVKQYCTNSVLVIIDVKPKDLGLPTEAYFSVEEIHDDGTPTSKTFEHVTSEIGAEEAEEVGVEHLLRDIKDTTVGTLSQRITNQVHGLKGLNSKLLEIRSYLERVVAGKLPINHQIIYQLQDVFNLLPDVNLLEFTKAFYLKTNDQMLVVYLASLIRSVVALHNLINNKISNRDAEKKEGQEKEEGKKEKKDDKEKKDDKEKDKTDGAKKDEKKKK